One genomic window of Trichomycterus rosablanca isolate fTriRos1 chromosome 1, fTriRos1.hap1, whole genome shotgun sequence includes the following:
- the LOC134331410 gene encoding NAD-dependent malic enzyme, mitochondrial-like isoform X2, with protein MRDSSAVSSSDHDEFDSSDSTTFWRKDFSVPAAPSGRSCWLQWACVVISTILLISLIISMSLTSTASVALAGLLAAQRVVGKPITDHTVLFLGAGEVVEFLYSKGMAFRYPEPLDKEAYVRSIVWNTEYDSFLPDIYERAGVSHSPIVE; from the exons ATGAGAGACTCCTCAGCGGTCAGCAGCAGTGATCACGATGAGTTCGACAGCAGCGACAGCACCACGTTTTGGAGAAAAG acttCAGCGTACCTGCAGCACCCTCTGGCCGATCTTGCTGGTTACAGTGGGCTTGTGTGGTCATCTCAACCATTTTACTAATCTCACTCATCATCTCCATGTCCCTAACCA gtacagcATCAGTAGCTCTGGCGGGATTGTTAGCAGCGCAGCGTGTTGTAGGAAAGCCCATCACTGATCATACAGTTCTGTTCCTGGGAGCCGGAGAg gtggtggagttTCTGTACAGTAAAGGAATGGCATTTCGGTACCCAGAGCCACTGGATAAGGAGGCGTATGTGAGATCCATTGTGTGGAACACGGAGTACGATTCCTTCCTCCCAGACATCTACGAACGGGCTGGAGTGTCCCATAGTCCTATAGTGGAGTAA
- the LOC134331410 gene encoding NAD-dependent malic enzyme, mitochondrial-like isoform X1, with protein sequence MRDSSAVSSSDHDEFDSSDSTTFWRKDFSVPAAPSGRSCWLQWACVVISTILLISLIISMSLTSTASVALAGLLAAQRVVGKPITDHTVLFLGAGEAAVGIANLIVMALMEEEVFCNSLVVEFLYSKGMAFRYPEPLDKEAYVRSIVWNTEYDSFLPDIYERAGVSHSPIVE encoded by the exons ATGAGAGACTCCTCAGCGGTCAGCAGCAGTGATCACGATGAGTTCGACAGCAGCGACAGCACCACGTTTTGGAGAAAAG acttCAGCGTACCTGCAGCACCCTCTGGCCGATCTTGCTGGTTACAGTGGGCTTGTGTGGTCATCTCAACCATTTTACTAATCTCACTCATCATCTCCATGTCCCTAACCA gtacagcATCAGTAGCTCTGGCGGGATTGTTAGCAGCGCAGCGTGTTGTAGGAAAGCCCATCACTGATCATACAGTTCTGTTCCTGGGAGCCGGAGAg gcagCTGTAGGCATTGCTAACCTGATTGTCATGGCACTGATGGAGGAGGAAGTTTTTTGCAACAGTTTG gtggtggagttTCTGTACAGTAAAGGAATGGCATTTCGGTACCCAGAGCCACTGGATAAGGAGGCGTATGTGAGATCCATTGTGTGGAACACGGAGTACGATTCCTTCCTCCCAGACATCTACGAACGGGCTGGAGTGTCCCATAGTCCTATAGTGGAGTAA